A genomic stretch from Arachis stenosperma cultivar V10309 chromosome 3, arast.V10309.gnm1.PFL2, whole genome shotgun sequence includes:
- the LOC130966600 gene encoding uncharacterized protein LOC130966600, whose amino-acid sequence MNNHPAPLSTPEYWTRMPYPQKICQAEKDRKFAKFVDYLKTLEIKIPFAKALEQIPSYAKFMKDILSHKKDWREVETVFLIEECSAVIQRNLPEKLQDPGSFVIPCNLGDAYIMKALCDLGATKNPSGVIEDMIVRVGPFTFPTDFVVLNMKEHKNVSLILGRPFLAIGRTLIDVEKRRVTLRVNEDEFVLDATKAMQYFDIPEECMKIDITDSLVEEIYTFESQEKELNDILVDACPDREAS is encoded by the exons ATGAACAATCACCCTGCACCACTCAGCACACCTGAGTACTGGACCAggatgccatatcctcagaaaatTTGTCAAGCAGAAAAGGATAGGAAGTTTGCTAAATTTGTGGATTACCTCAAGACCCTGGAGATCAAGATCCCATTTGCAAAAGCCCTTGAACAAATACCCTCCTATGCCAAATTTATGAAGGACATATTAAGCCACAAGAAAGATTGGAGGGAGGTAGAGACAGTCTTTCTcattgaagaatgcagtgcagtcatccAAAGAAAcctaccagaaaagcttcaggACCCTGGAAGCTTCGTGATACCATGCAACCTTGGAGATGCCTACATAATGAaggccctatgtgatcttggggcaa CCAAAAATCCATCAGGAGttattgaagacatgattgtaaGGGTTGGACCCTTTACATTCCCTACAGATTTTGTAGTCCTGAATATGAAAGAACACAAGAATGTGTCCCTTATTCTAGGGAGGCCTTTTCTGGCCATAGGaagaaccctcattgacgtagAAAAAAGGAGAgtgaccttgagagtcaatgaggatgagttcgtACTGGATGCCACCAAAGCCATGCAATACTTTGATATACCAGAGGAGTGCATGAAGATTGATATCACCGATTCCCTAGTGGAAGAGATATACACATTTGAGAGCCAAGAGAAGGAGCTAAATGATATCCTTGTAGATGCCTGTCCTGACAGAGAGGCGTCATAG